The following proteins come from a genomic window of Pirellula staleyi DSM 6068:
- a CDS encoding glycosyltransferase family 2 protein, whose translation MSATSMIDDIAIDSDLLEGPPQKSRDWQPARPNPKRYQRGLFGDLDSEASPNLDFDLQVPHARSTHEIFATFDEVQQLLKQELNNDPSPAKPEVFESMNQQIEEIQRLSAMLASDEKHTMDTADAPLPAGFRLSVVIPVYNEKQTIREVLARVLELPVEKEVIIVDDASTDGTTKLLKELDTMPGVHIIFKPKNEGKGAALRTGFRRVTGDVVVVQDADLEYHPRDMLPLLRPIVAGEADVVYGSRFLHEKPHDPSLIHRLGNATLTGLSNLVTGLKLTDMETCYKAFRPEVLRCFEIEQNRFGFEPEVTAKLARRRFRIREVPISYSPRSYAEGKKIGIKDLFSTLWCILRYSACD comes from the coding sequence ATGTCAGCGACCTCGATGATCGACGATATCGCGATCGACTCCGATTTGCTCGAGGGTCCGCCGCAGAAGTCGCGCGATTGGCAACCGGCACGACCGAATCCCAAGCGCTATCAGCGAGGCCTGTTTGGAGATCTCGATTCCGAAGCTTCCCCGAATCTCGATTTCGATCTGCAGGTTCCTCACGCTCGCTCCACACACGAAATCTTTGCCACCTTTGATGAGGTTCAGCAATTGCTCAAGCAAGAACTAAATAACGATCCGTCGCCTGCCAAACCCGAAGTGTTTGAAAGCATGAATCAGCAAATCGAAGAAATTCAGAGGTTGTCGGCCATGCTTGCCAGCGACGAGAAGCACACCATGGACACTGCCGACGCGCCGCTTCCTGCAGGATTTCGTTTGAGCGTGGTGATTCCGGTCTACAACGAGAAGCAGACGATTCGCGAAGTGCTAGCGCGGGTGCTGGAACTTCCGGTCGAGAAGGAAGTGATTATCGTCGACGATGCCAGTACCGATGGCACGACGAAGCTCCTGAAAGAACTCGACACCATGCCGGGGGTGCACATCATTTTCAAACCGAAGAACGAAGGGAAAGGGGCCGCACTACGAACCGGCTTTCGCCGCGTGACAGGTGATGTGGTGGTGGTGCAGGATGCCGACCTCGAATATCATCCGCGCGACATGCTGCCACTGCTGCGCCCCATCGTCGCCGGCGAAGCTGATGTGGTCTACGGCAGCCGCTTCTTGCACGAAAAACCGCACGATCCATCGCTGATTCATCGGCTCGGAAACGCAACCCTCACCGGCCTTTCGAATCTGGTGACGGGGCTGAAGCTGACCGACATGGAAACATGCTACAAGGCGTTTCGCCCGGAAGTGCTTCGCTGTTTTGAGATCGAGCAGAATCGCTTTGGCTTCGAGCCCGAAGTGACAGCGAAGCTCGCTCGCCGCCGCTTCCGGATTCGGGAAGTGCCGATCAGCTACTCCCCCCGCAGCTATGCTGAAGGGAAGAAAATCGGCATCAAAGATCTCTTCAGCACGCTGTGGTGCATCCTGCGCTACTCGGCGTGCGACTAA
- a CDS encoding cation:proton antiporter gives MAEADYLVLLLQLALMLLVAVICGQVMRWFHQPAVLGEMLGGILLGPTIAGLLFPELQTWLFPSSGSVHTAATGIIRVGMLLYLFLIGLEIDLKSLRQYGLSAVAIGLAGTLVPLAAGIAMVYLLPDWWGIKRPEDQLPIALFLGASMANTANPVLARILQELGLIKERLGGIIMSATVIDDLIGWSLAAVVASRYRLASETGVAGSPMLDFSWGIVVGALLLATILVVGRFVIGPLLSRTKDYLPTTAGELPLLVGFVLLAAGLAESLGSHAMLGAFMLGMALASQAERFTPAAKVLTQVALGFFVPLYFVSMGLSANFIADFNWPQVLVVLGVACVSKIGSVFLAARFCGISSSLAGAVACGMNARGAVGIILAGMGLSAGLLDQTTYVSLVVMCLATSLFAGPMMKLLVSPAPQQLKTCDESDSMLAATAAPEQPIA, from the coding sequence ATGGCTGAAGCAGACTATCTCGTGCTTCTGCTTCAGCTGGCGTTGATGCTCTTGGTCGCTGTGATTTGTGGCCAAGTGATGCGCTGGTTTCATCAGCCCGCCGTGCTCGGTGAAATGCTCGGCGGCATTCTCCTCGGCCCGACGATCGCAGGGCTTCTGTTCCCCGAATTGCAAACCTGGCTGTTTCCGTCGAGTGGTTCGGTGCACACAGCCGCTACGGGTATCATTCGGGTCGGGATGCTGCTCTACCTGTTCCTGATCGGCCTCGAGATCGATCTCAAATCGCTCCGGCAGTATGGTCTTAGCGCTGTAGCGATTGGACTAGCGGGAACTCTGGTACCGCTCGCGGCTGGCATTGCGATGGTCTATCTCTTGCCAGATTGGTGGGGGATCAAGCGTCCCGAAGATCAACTGCCGATCGCGCTCTTCCTAGGGGCGTCGATGGCGAACACTGCGAACCCGGTTCTCGCGCGGATCTTGCAGGAACTCGGGCTGATCAAAGAGCGGCTGGGTGGAATCATCATGTCCGCCACCGTTATCGACGATCTGATTGGCTGGTCGCTGGCTGCTGTCGTTGCATCGCGATATCGCCTTGCAAGTGAAACCGGCGTCGCCGGTTCCCCCATGCTCGACTTCAGCTGGGGAATAGTTGTCGGAGCCCTTTTGCTTGCCACGATTTTGGTGGTGGGTCGATTTGTGATCGGACCGCTACTTTCACGCACGAAAGATTATCTGCCGACCACAGCAGGCGAGTTGCCTTTGCTCGTCGGCTTCGTACTTCTGGCGGCTGGATTGGCAGAATCGCTGGGAAGTCATGCGATGCTCGGAGCCTTCATGCTGGGGATGGCACTTGCGAGTCAGGCCGAACGTTTTACGCCCGCTGCGAAAGTGCTGACGCAAGTGGCACTCGGATTTTTTGTGCCACTCTATTTCGTCAGCATGGGACTTTCGGCGAACTTCATTGCCGATTTCAACTGGCCGCAAGTGCTGGTGGTTTTGGGGGTCGCATGCGTCAGCAAGATCGGGAGCGTGTTTCTTGCCGCCCGGTTCTGCGGCATCTCGAGTAGCCTTGCGGGAGCTGTTGCTTGCGGCATGAATGCTCGCGGAGCTGTCGGCATCATTCTCGCCGGCATGGGACTCTCAGCAGGCTTGCTCGACCAGACGACTTACGTTTCTCTGGTGGTGATGTGCCTCGCGACATCGCTCTTCGCCGGTCCGATGATGAAGCTGCTCGTCAGCCCCGCCCCACAACAGCTGAAAACCTGCGACGAATCGGACTCCATGCTCGCCGCCACCGCTGCGCCCGAGCAGCCCATCGCTTAG
- a CDS encoding DUF1559 domain-containing protein, whose product MKFLHGFRLRCSRAAFTLVELLVVIAIIGVLVGLLLPAVQYARETARRTQCMNNLRNQGLAFHQHHDSHGHFPTGGWGWNWAGDPDGGFRERQPGGWVYNILPFVEQSNLRAQGQGANTAAKRTAVASVMRTPLKIMNCPSRRQPQLYPNLIQMVNADAVSTSAKTGYAANCGSYSRNEIDGGPAAGSTTPPAPTGVNEENGISYRLSRVRFADVLDGQTNTLMVGEKYLSVTNWQTGADAADNENMYCGYNNDLYRSTNAIYYPPKKDRRDIVAGTQAYTWGSVHTGGFMVALCDASVRMINYSIDADNFRRLGSRADKEPVNLP is encoded by the coding sequence ATGAAATTCTTGCACGGTTTCAGGTTGCGCTGTTCAAGAGCAGCGTTCACCTTGGTGGAATTGCTGGTGGTGATTGCCATTATTGGCGTTTTAGTCGGGCTTTTGCTTCCCGCCGTGCAGTATGCTCGCGAGACAGCACGTCGCACGCAGTGCATGAACAATTTGCGCAATCAGGGGCTTGCCTTTCATCAGCATCACGATTCGCATGGCCATTTTCCTACGGGTGGTTGGGGCTGGAACTGGGCCGGTGATCCCGATGGTGGTTTCCGCGAACGACAGCCTGGAGGTTGGGTCTACAACATCCTCCCTTTTGTGGAGCAATCGAATCTCCGTGCACAAGGGCAGGGGGCTAATACCGCTGCGAAGCGAACGGCCGTGGCTTCGGTGATGCGCACACCCTTGAAGATCATGAACTGCCCCAGTCGTCGACAGCCGCAGCTTTACCCCAACCTTATCCAAATGGTGAATGCCGATGCGGTCAGTACCTCGGCAAAGACCGGCTATGCTGCGAACTGTGGCTCGTATTCGCGCAACGAAATCGATGGTGGCCCTGCTGCAGGCTCAACCACCCCTCCGGCCCCGACAGGCGTGAATGAGGAGAACGGAATTTCGTATCGCCTCAGCCGTGTCCGTTTTGCCGACGTCCTCGATGGTCAGACTAACACGTTGATGGTGGGGGAAAAGTATCTCTCGGTCACCAACTGGCAAACCGGAGCTGATGCCGCCGACAACGAGAATATGTACTGCGGCTATAACAACGATCTCTATCGCAGCACCAATGCGATTTACTATCCGCCCAAGAAAGACCGCCGCGACATCGTGGCCGGAACACAGGCCTATACCTGGGGAAGCGTGCACACCGGCGGTTTTATGGTGGCCTTGTGCGACGCTTCCGTGCGCATGATTAACTACTCCATCGATGCCGACAATTTTCGCAGGCTCGGCAGTCGAGCTGATAAAGAGCCGGTCAATCTGCCTTAG
- a CDS encoding DUF3299 domain-containing protein, whose amino-acid sequence MTTGEEELYAPYQTPATATEEIEPYRTVSRSAVISVGVGVLALLGFSFPSLLPLAMLGIVLALTSLTTIRRYPNEYTGKKIALAGLLLSAFTLLVATPWHIYEYMTEVPENHVRISFSDLQPDPEVPELMIPPKAADLSGKQVFIKGYMHPGVSSTGKVMHFILVPDMGTCCFGGQPKMTDMIEIKVTDPTQSIAYSTRRMKLAGTFKLSYPQAKLGLKDVCYSLDASMVKK is encoded by the coding sequence ATGACGACCGGCGAAGAAGAGCTGTACGCTCCTTATCAAACTCCAGCCACCGCAACGGAAGAGATCGAACCGTATCGCACCGTCAGCCGCAGCGCGGTGATTTCGGTCGGGGTGGGTGTCTTAGCGCTCCTCGGATTCTCGTTCCCATCGCTACTTCCTCTGGCGATGCTCGGCATTGTTCTGGCGCTCACCAGCCTGACCACCATTCGCCGCTACCCGAACGAATACACCGGCAAAAAGATTGCCCTCGCGGGGCTGCTACTCTCGGCGTTCACCTTGCTCGTCGCCACTCCGTGGCACATCTATGAGTACATGACGGAAGTGCCGGAAAATCATGTTCGCATCAGCTTCTCGGACTTGCAGCCCGATCCGGAAGTTCCCGAACTGATGATTCCGCCAAAGGCAGCCGACCTGAGCGGCAAGCAAGTTTTCATTAAGGGCTACATGCACCCCGGCGTCTCATCGACCGGCAAAGTGATGCACTTCATCCTGGTCCCTGATATGGGAACTTGCTGCTTTGGTGGTCAGCCGAAAATGACTGACATGATCGAGATCAAAGTGACCGATCCGACGCAAAGCATCGCCTACTCAACGCGGCGGATGAAATTGGCTGGCACCTTTAAGCTGAGCTATCCGCAGGCCAAGCTGGGACTCAAAGACGTTTGCTACTCGCTCGATGCATCGATGGTGAAGAAGTAG
- a CDS encoding NAD(P)/FAD-dependent oxidoreductase — MVSTSGTSDISSVGNTDVIVIGGGPSGSTVSTLIAQQGYKVTLFEREHFPRFHIGESLIPETYWVLKRLNMLPKMRKTQFVKKHSVQFVTEKGKLSEPFYFSDNKPHECSQTWQVMRSEFDHMMIKNAAEHGVQVHEGVRVLEVLFEGTRAVGVKVADERGNVRDVFASVVVDASGQSSMIMSRLGLREWDQELKKAALWTYWEDAYRDKGRDEGATIVLQTQGKKGWFWYIPLHNNILSVGVVADYSYLFKDRETKDHEAVYFEEVAKCPGLQPRLEGAKRIAPYRAAKEYSYRSREVAGDGWVLVGDAFGFLDPLYSSGVLLALRSGELAADAVVAGLREGDTSGAKLGAWGPNYIQGMERMRRLVCEFYNGFSFGKFVKLYPQLKGHLTDLLIGDLFDEKVDDVVEPMNHIRRLQAEKSAALPVE; from the coding sequence ATGGTGAGTACGTCGGGCACTTCAGACATCTCTTCCGTTGGAAACACCGATGTGATTGTCATTGGTGGTGGTCCTTCGGGATCAACCGTGAGCACCTTGATTGCTCAGCAGGGTTACAAAGTTACCCTCTTCGAGCGCGAGCACTTTCCACGCTTCCACATCGGCGAATCGCTTATTCCCGAGACCTACTGGGTCCTCAAGCGACTCAACATGCTTCCCAAGATGCGGAAAACGCAATTTGTAAAGAAGCACAGCGTGCAGTTCGTCACGGAAAAGGGAAAGCTCTCGGAGCCGTTCTATTTCTCCGACAACAAACCCCACGAATGCTCGCAAACCTGGCAGGTGATGCGCAGCGAGTTTGATCACATGATGATCAAGAACGCCGCCGAGCATGGTGTGCAGGTACACGAAGGTGTACGTGTGCTCGAGGTTCTGTTCGAGGGAACTCGCGCCGTTGGTGTGAAGGTGGCTGACGAGCGCGGAAACGTGCGCGACGTGTTCGCCAGCGTGGTGGTTGATGCCAGCGGACAGAGCTCGATGATCATGAGCCGCCTCGGCCTCCGCGAGTGGGATCAGGAACTCAAGAAGGCTGCTCTCTGGACCTACTGGGAAGATGCCTATCGCGACAAGGGTCGCGACGAAGGTGCCACGATTGTGCTGCAGACGCAAGGCAAAAAGGGATGGTTCTGGTACATCCCACTGCACAACAACATTCTGAGCGTCGGTGTCGTTGCCGACTACAGTTACCTGTTTAAAGATCGCGAAACGAAGGATCACGAAGCGGTTTACTTCGAAGAAGTCGCCAAGTGCCCAGGACTTCAGCCTCGCCTCGAAGGGGCCAAGCGAATCGCTCCCTATCGAGCTGCGAAGGAATATTCGTATCGCTCGCGTGAAGTGGCCGGGGATGGCTGGGTGCTAGTCGGCGACGCCTTCGGCTTCCTCGATCCACTCTATTCCTCAGGCGTGCTGCTCGCACTCCGCTCGGGGGAACTCGCCGCCGATGCAGTCGTCGCTGGGCTTCGCGAAGGGGATACTTCGGGAGCAAAACTCGGAGCGTGGGGTCCGAACTACATCCAAGGGATGGAGCGGATGCGACGCCTCGTCTGCGAGTTCTACAACGGTTTCAGCTTCGGCAAATTCGTGAAGCTCTATCCGCAGCTGAAGGGACACCTGACCGATTTGCTCATTGGCGATCTGTTCGACGAGAAGGTGGACGACGTGGTCGAACCAATGAACCACATCCGTCGCTTGCAAGCGGAAAAGTCGGCGGCATTGCCCGTCGAGTAA